The Candidatus Hydrogenedens sp. nucleotide sequence GAAACGAGTCACTCACCGAGAAGACGTGCGTAAAACACTCGAGGAGTTTATTAAGTTTGATGACGGACCTGCGTTTCTCGAAGTAGTTGTAGACAAAAAAGCACTTGTGTTTCCGATGGTAGGCCCAGGTGCAGGATATAAAGATATGGTCACAGGTCCCTTTATCAAATCACGCGAAATTCCAAAACCAGAGGAAGAACCGCAAGACGCTTCTGACGCTTTTGCAGAAGCATTCTAAAAGTTGCAAATTCTGTTTTATCTAATCATTAGGGCGGTATAAACGCTATACCGCCCATTTTATTCTCGATTTTAACAGAACTACTGGAACAGGCCTAACTCCCTGATAATTCCTTTTCCAACTGTGCTACACGGTCAGGATGGTCAGATAAAATCCAGTTCACTTCAGATTGTAAATACTTTTTAATACTTTCCGGATTGTTGACCGTAAATACAAGAATTTGAATTCCTTTCTCCTTCATCTTTTTCATATCGTCATTAGTTATCTTAAAATAGTCCTCCATTTTTTCATTTATTGCCAACATCATTGCAGGTGGTTTGTATTCTTCCCATTTATTGTTTCGTAAAACTCTTAG carries:
- a CDS encoding acetolactate synthase, large subunit, biosynthetic type — protein: KRVTHREDVRKTLEEFIKFDDGPAFLEVVVDKKALVFPMVGPGAGYKDMVTGPFIKSREIPKPEEEPQDASDAFAEAF